A window of Excalfactoria chinensis isolate bCotChi1 chromosome Z, bCotChi1.hap2, whole genome shotgun sequence contains these coding sequences:
- the LOC140263883 gene encoding rho GTPase-activating protein 32-like codes for MPPKELSPWWRGKRGFQVGSFPSECVELISGKVPESVANSLPKPALKKRGKLPPFLRSVVKARPRRAEQPEPEKEGVFGCDLGEHLLRSGRDVPQVLQSCSEFIEQHGVVRGIYRLSGVTSKIQRLRHEFDSEQAPELSVRDIHSVSSVCKMYFRELPNPLVTEQLYDKFSDAARAATEEERLLRMKAAIQQLPAPHYRTLGYLMRHLASLAGSSSVTNMDAKNLAIVWAPNLLRSQQSQSACVSGGAACVEVQTQAAVVEFLIGNTDVLFHTKSTSAVGEGADHLLWANANSSAVPGSPHTQNSWSWQVNRALVKPEEPGQLLIAQRVLPSMESSWEAQVTAHPMSALHVTAATERRRRSCLKRSFLPALPKGLPRA; via the exons atgccaccaaaggagctgagcccctggtggagaggcaagcgtggctttcag gttggatctttccctagtgagtgcgtggaactcattagcggaAAGGTTCCTGAGTCCGTCGccaattcattgccaaagccag CGCtgaagaaacggggcaagctcccacccttccttcgttcggtggtgaaggcgCGCCCCAGGAGAgcggagcagccggagccggagaaggaaggggtgtttgggtgtgacctgggggagcaccttctccgctctggccgtgatg tcccccaggtcctgcagagctgctctgaattcatcgagcagcatggcgtggtgcgtgggatctaccgcctgtccggcgtcacgtccaagatccagcgactacg ccatgaatttgattcagagcaggctcccgagctgagcgtccgtgacattcacagcgtgagctccgTATgtaagatgtacttcagggagctcccaaaccctctcgtgaccgagcagctgtatgacaagttctcg gacgctgctcGTGCTGCtacggaggaggagcggttgCTCAGGATGAAGGccgccatccagcagctgcccgctcctcactacag GACTCTAGGGTACCTGATGAGGCATCTGGCGTCtcttgctgggagcagctcgGTCACCAACATGGACGCTAAGAATTTAGCAATcgtgtgggctccaaacctcttaag atcccagcagagccagtctgcctgcgtCAGCGGAGGAGCTGCCTGCGTAGAAGTGCAGACGCAGGCAGCAGTGGTGGAATTCCTGATCGGCaacacagacgtcctcttccaCACCAAATCCACgtcagccgtgggagagggagcag ACCATCTTCTGTGGGCAAACGCCaacagcagcgcagtgccagggagccctcacACGCAGAactcgtggtcctggcag gtgaatcgaGCCCTTGTGAAGCCAGAAGAGCCGGGTCAATTGCTGATTGCTCAGAgagtgcttccatcaatggagAGCTCATGGGAAGCCCAAGTCACTGCACATCCAATGTCAGCCTTGCATGtgacagcagcgacggagagaaggaggagatcGTGTTTGAAGcgctcatttctcccagctctcccgAAAGGGCTTCCCCGAGCctga
- the LOC140263882 gene encoding rho GTPase-activating protein 32-like, translated as MPPKELSPWWRGKRGFQVGSFPSECVELISGKVPESVANSLPKPALKKRGKLPPFLRSVVKARPRRAEQPEPEKEGVFGCDLGEHLLRSGRDVPQVLQSCSEFIEQHGVVRGIYRLSGVTSKIQRLRHEFDSEQAPELSVRDIHSVSSVCKMYFRELPNPLVTEQLYDKFSDAARAATEEERLLRMKAAIQQLPAPHYRTLGYLMRHLASLAGSSSVTNMDAKNLAIVWAPNLLRSQQSQSACVSGGAACVEVQTQAAVVEFLIGNTDVLFHTKSTSAVGEGADHLLWANANSSAVPGSPHTQNSWSWQVNRALVKPEEPGQLLIAQRVLPSMESSWEAQVTAHPMSALHVTAATERRRRSCLKRSFLPALPKGLPRA; from the exons atgccaccaaaggagctgagcccctggtggagaggcaagcgtggctttcag gttggatctttccctagtgagtgcgtggaactcattagcggaAAGGTTCCTGAGTCCGTCGccaattcattgccaaagccag CGCtgaagaaacggggcaagctcccacccttccttcgttcggtggtgaaggcgCGCCCCAGGAGAgcggagcagccggagccggagaaggaaggggtgtttgggtgtgacctgggggagcaccttctccgctctggccgtgatg tcccccaggtcctgcagagctgctctgaattcatcgagcagcatggcgtggtgcgtgggatctaccgcctgtccggcgtcacgtccaagatccagcgactacg ccatgaatttgattcagagcaggctcccgagctgagcgtccgtgacattcacagcgtgagctccgTATgtaagatgtacttcagggagctcccaaaccctctcgtgaccgagcagctgtatgacaagttctcg gacgctgctcGTGCTGCtacggaggaggagcggttgCTCAGGATGAAGGccgccatccagcagctgcccgctcctcactacag GACTCTAGGGTACCTGATGAGGCATCTGGCGTCTCTCGCTGGGAGCAGCTCGGTCACCAACATGGACGCTAAGAATTTAGCAATcgtgtgggctccaaacctcttaag atcccagcagagccagtctgcctgcgtCAGCGGAGGAGCTGCCTGCGTAGAAGTGCAGACGCAGGCAGCAGTGGTGGAATTCCTGATCGGCaacacagacgtcctcttccaCACCAAATCCACgtcagccgtgggagagggagcag ACCATCTTCTGTGGGCAAACGCCaacagcagcgcagtgccagggagccctcacACGCAGAactcgtggtcctggcag gtgaatcgaGCCCTTGTGAAGCCAGAAGAGCCGGGTCAATTGCTGATTGCTCAGAgagtgcttccatcaatggagAGCTCATGGGAAGCCCAAGTCACTGCACATCCAATGTCAGCCTTGCATGtgacagcagcgacggagagaaggaggagatcGTGTTTGAAGcgctcatttctcccagctctcccgAAAGGGCTTCCCCGAGCctga